Genomic DNA from SAR202 cluster bacterium:
CCTCTACTAGTTTGAGCAGCAGGGCTTCACAAGATAGTGCCTCACTCCGGCCGGAGTCTCGACCAGGCCCCGGAACTCAAGGTGGCGGGACTAATGCATACCTCCCCCGAAGCTTCCCCTCTCGTCGATCAGCTCGCGACAGCACGAAAAAGAATAGCGCAGCTGGAGTCCCAACTCGCACAAGCGTCGAGAGCCGCAGGCGCCGGGTCGGCTGCACAGGCCCGATTCAAGGCGACACTCGATCAACTCCTCGAAGGCTGCCAGATCATCGGCTTCGATTTCCGGTACCTGTACGTCAATGACGCGGTCGCGCGACACGGGCGGCGGACCAGGGAGGAGCTGATCGGCCACACGATGATGGAAGTCTATCCCGGTATCGATGCATCTCCCTTCTTTACACACCTCAAACGGTGCCTGACAGACCGAACGCCCCATCGCATGGTCAACGAATTCACCTTCCCGGACGGCGCCAAAGGGTGGTTCGAGCTAAGCATCCAGCCTGCCCCTGAAGGAGTGTTCATCCTTTCCGTGGATGTCTCTGCCCGTCACCAGGCAGAGACCGCGCTCGTTCAGAGCAACCGTGATCTCAAACAGCCCATCGCCGAGCTGCGGACCGCCCAGTCCCGTTTGATGCGACAGGAGCGCCTCAGCGCAATTGGGAAAATGGCCGGCGGAATCGCTCATGACTTCAATAACAACCTCATGCCGGTCCTGGGTTACACGGAGCTTCTGCTGACCGACTCCGAACTACTCGACGACAGGGAGAAGGTCCTGGAGTCGCTACGGATGGTCAACTCCGCGGCCCGCAATGCGGCGAGCACGGTAGTGCGGCTGCGTGAGCTTTACAAGCCGTCAGAAGAGAACGAGAATCTTGCGCCCTTCGACGTGAATGGCCTTGTCCGGCAAGTCGTGGTCCTTACCCGTCCGAAGTGGAGGGAAGAGGCCCAGGCACGCGGGGCACACATCGAGGTCCTGACCGATCTCGGGGTACTCAGGCCACTCAATGGTCTGGAGAGCGAGCTGCGCGATGTGCTCACAAACATGGTCTTTAACGCGGTCGATGCTATGCCGGATGGCGGGACGATAGTCCTATCTACAAAACAGGATGGAGACCACATCGCCGTTGCCGTTAAGAACACCGGGGCCGGGATGACCGACGAAGTGCGGCGCCGATGTATGGAGCCGCTCTTCACAACGAAGGGCAATCGAGGGACTGGCCTGGGGCTTGCTGTGGCTCATACAGTCGTACAGCGGCGCAATGGGACAATCGATATACAGAGCGCCCCGGGGAAGGGGACGACCATACAGATCCGTCTCCCGCTGCAAGCAGAGCCTGCAATCCCGGCGCTTCAGCCGGCGGTCCACGGCGCGACAAGGCGTCTGCACGCCCTGGTGGTGGACGATGAGTACATACTGAGAGAGGTTGTTGCAGCGTACCTCACTATCGACAGGCACACTTACGAGCTGGCGGCCAACGGCATGGAAGCACTGGAGAAGTTCAAAGCCGGACATTTCGACATCGTGATAACCGACATGGGAATGTCGGAGCTTTCAGGGGACGAGCTTGCGTCGGCGATAAAGCAGATTGATCCCAATCAGCCCATAGTCATGATCACCGGTTTCGGTGAGATGCTCCAGGCAGTCACTCAGCGCCCCACGCAGGCCGACCTCGTGGTGCCTAAGCCGTTCACGCTGGCCCAGCTGCGCGAAGCGATGTGGAAGGTTACGAACAAAGAGTGAGTGCTCGTTGCCTTGCGCGCCCATCAAGCAATGGGACAGTCGCTCACGACGGGCAGACCGGGGCCAAGGCCACAAACGAAATGTGCACCGCCACCTTGAGTGGCTAAGTGATCAAAGCGAGGGTGATGGTCTACCGGTAATGATGTGAGGACTGGCTGTACGTTGCGGAGGAGGAGAAGAAATCGGGGTGCCGGGACTTGAACCCGGGACCTCCACGACCCGAACGTGGCGCGCTACCAACTGCGCTACACCCCGACAAAGAGCCACCCGTTAATAATAGCCGGGTATTGCCGGAACGGCAAGGCCTGTGTGAAAGTAGTCATCGTCCACACTGGCAAGGAGGAGACGATGTCCTACCGCACCGAGTTCGAGAACGGCAGGCCCATCCAGGCGGACTTCTGCGACGTGAAGCCGCTGTGCATCGAGCGCGCCCGCTACGATTGCGCCCGCCACCAGCAGGAGCGCCTCTGCGCTCGCCACTCCTGGTCCACCTACCGGCCTGATGCCCAGTATGCCTAAAGCGAGTGCCCCGCATCCAAGATCATGGGCCTGCAGGAGGCAGCGCGGTACGTCATTGAGTTCGAGGGCGGCGCGTTCGATTACGGTCGCGACGAACGCCTGTAGCGCCCGCGGCGATGTCAAGGGGCAGTGAATCTGTCAGTGTTTAGGGTGCAGTGATTTTGTCAGTACGGTTCGTCTCCATGGGTGGTCTGCAGCCGGCTTATGGGCGGTG
This window encodes:
- a CDS encoding response regulator, with the protein product MHTSPEASPLVDQLATARKRIAQLESQLAQASRAAGAGSAAQARFKATLDQLLEGCQIIGFDFRYLYVNDAVARHGRRTREELIGHTMMEVYPGIDASPFFTHLKRCLTDRTPHRMVNEFTFPDGAKGWFELSIQPAPEGVFILSVDVSARHQAETALVQSNRDLKQPIAELRTAQSRLMRQERLSAIGKMAGGIAHDFNNNLMPVLGYTELLLTDSELLDDREKVLESLRMVNSAARNAASTVVRLRELYKPSEENENLAPFDVNGLVRQVVVLTRPKWREEAQARGAHIEVLTDLGVLRPLNGLESELRDVLTNMVFNAVDAMPDGGTIVLSTKQDGDHIAVAVKNTGAGMTDEVRRRCMEPLFTTKGNRGTGLGLAVAHTVVQRRNGTIDIQSAPGKGTTIQIRLPLQAEPAIPALQPAVHGATRRLHALVVDDEYILREVVAAYLTIDRHTYELAANGMEALEKFKAGHFDIVITDMGMSELSGDELASAIKQIDPNQPIVMITGFGEMLQAVTQRPTQADLVVPKPFTLAQLREAMWKVTNKE